In Leptospira sp. WS58.C1, a single genomic region encodes these proteins:
- a CDS encoding chemotaxis protein CheA, producing MDLSEIKEAFIQESLELLSGAELFLLRMEKGDFDEEAIHSMFRSVHTVKGTAGMFGYESIEECSHELETLLDLARSGKTELDPTKIDFLLRAIDHLKRIVGDPTPGNNLPPELDAEQIKILREAQGFTGKNSDKKKTNDPVEHPTGENSEKKGAVNSYWQVTFFPGANIFKDGMDPFSFLKYLRKIGEIKNLYVYKTKLPDWNSWDPENCYIGYEVQLDSNSERKDLESVFSFVKDSSFLKIVSPHSSEEIFYSIANEIPCKKEEYFKALELQGLHIQAPISVHSSEIPKEQTSSKKSEGEKSQTTQIVPKLIRIDSAKVDQLVNLVGELIISEASLGRLLAEKEDSDLNESAELLSRLVGEIRETAMALRMVPIGELFEKYRRTVRDISLELGKEVDFEILGGETELDRSVIEKINDPIVHILRNALDHGIEPSQERTNLGKSKRGKLKIQASHSTGSISIEISDDGKGINHEKIREKAIEKGLIESTQVLNEQEIFNLIFQPGFSTAESVTSLSGRGVGMDVVLRNIESLRGSVNVQSEFGKGCVFSIRLPLTLAIIDGFLVRSCDSYFVVPMDWVRETMESELLLLPDEISGSINLRGEVLPILHLGRFLGLPDPDEGRKNVLILEHDGRNFGILVNDLLGEIQSVIKPLNEIFKGIQCISGTSVLGTGKIAFILDVPGLHSLLKIQRTNLRDRTFAR from the coding sequence TTCATTCCATGTTCCGGTCTGTCCATACCGTAAAAGGAACCGCTGGAATGTTCGGATATGAATCCATAGAAGAATGTTCTCATGAGTTGGAAACTCTATTAGATCTTGCCAGGTCGGGAAAAACCGAATTAGACCCGACTAAGATAGATTTTTTGTTAAGGGCAATAGATCATTTAAAACGAATTGTAGGAGATCCAACCCCGGGTAATAATTTACCTCCTGAATTGGATGCGGAACAGATAAAAATTCTAAGAGAAGCTCAAGGATTTACGGGAAAAAACTCAGACAAAAAGAAAACAAACGATCCGGTAGAACATCCAACTGGAGAGAATTCGGAGAAAAAAGGAGCGGTTAACTCTTACTGGCAAGTCACATTTTTTCCAGGTGCAAATATCTTCAAAGATGGAATGGATCCGTTCTCTTTTTTGAAATACCTGAGAAAGATCGGTGAGATCAAAAACTTATACGTTTATAAGACAAAACTGCCGGATTGGAATAGCTGGGATCCTGAAAATTGTTACATAGGTTACGAGGTTCAGCTTGATTCTAACTCAGAGCGGAAGGATCTGGAATCGGTTTTTTCTTTCGTAAAGGATTCTTCCTTTTTAAAGATTGTATCTCCGCATTCTTCGGAAGAGATATTTTATTCGATCGCAAACGAGATACCTTGCAAAAAAGAAGAATATTTTAAGGCATTGGAATTACAAGGGCTTCACATCCAAGCGCCAATTTCCGTACATTCTTCGGAAATTCCGAAAGAACAAACTTCTTCCAAAAAGTCGGAAGGTGAAAAATCACAAACTACGCAGATCGTTCCTAAGCTGATCCGTATCGACTCCGCGAAAGTGGACCAATTAGTAAACCTTGTCGGAGAATTGATCATCTCCGAGGCAAGCCTTGGTCGTTTACTTGCTGAAAAAGAAGACTCAGACTTAAACGAATCGGCTGAATTATTATCCAGGCTTGTGGGAGAGATCCGAGAAACAGCGATGGCACTTCGGATGGTTCCTATCGGCGAACTTTTTGAAAAATATCGAAGGACCGTTAGAGATATTTCTTTGGAGCTCGGAAAGGAAGTCGACTTCGAAATTTTAGGCGGAGAAACGGAACTCGACAGGTCCGTGATCGAAAAAATAAACGATCCGATCGTTCATATATTGAGGAACGCATTGGACCATGGAATAGAACCCAGCCAAGAGAGAACGAATCTAGGAAAGTCAAAAAGAGGAAAATTAAAGATACAAGCCTCCCACTCGACAGGAAGTATTTCGATAGAGATCTCGGATGACGGAAAAGGGATCAACCATGAAAAAATCAGAGAAAAAGCGATCGAAAAAGGTTTAATAGAATCAACCCAAGTATTAAACGAACAAGAAATTTTTAATCTAATCTTCCAGCCCGGATTTTCAACGGCGGAATCCGTTACTAGCCTTTCAGGCAGAGGTGTTGGAATGGATGTGGTACTTAGAAATATCGAATCCTTAAGAGGATCCGTGAACGTACAATCGGAATTCGGAAAAGGTTGTGTATTCTCCATTCGTCTTCCGCTTACACTTGCGATCATCGATGGGTTCTTAGTCAGATCTTGTGATTCATATTTTGTAGTACCGATGGATTGGGTAAGAGAGACCATGGAGTCGGAGCTCCTACTTCTTCCTGACGAGATTTCAGGTTCTATTAATTTAAGAGGGGAAGTTCTCCCTATTCTACATTTGGGAAGATTTTTAGGACTCCCCGATCCGGATGAAGGAAGAAAAAACGTACTCATTCTCGAACATGACGGCAGGAATTTCGGGATATTAGTCAATGACTTACTTGGTGAAATTCAATCCGTAATCAAACCTTTGAATGAAATTTTCAAAGGGATCCAATGTATCAGCGGAACATCCGTTTTAGGGACCGGAAAGATCGCGTTCATTCTGGACGTACCTGGTCTTCATTCCCTTTTAAAAATCCAAAGAACTAATCTAAGAGATAGAACATTCGCACGTTGA
- a CDS encoding methyl-accepting chemotaxis protein codes for MEQGKLKLSVLVWSLLLGIFLTFGSSGWSYLYDHGFETGSSNKISVSSETIHSELKDYQSGLYSLFLPDQSRESLFSKLENLKSIQATILSDINEYSSGTTDPKDLQQFQKDLESLQESILTAKGVLGIQAKDTKEMFLNQITDNSLPKFEKLKSDWEKFSVSVPTPVRQEDPFYFHFLFAIFGTLLLPALVIYLKPFSSGTIISNGKSDSEEFIRIRTALDNVTTNIMMADQNLKVTYMNKSIRKMFGNAEDDIKKQLSQFRLESLMGSNIDSYHKNPAHQRNILKDLNQTFRSSIEIGGRSFDLIANPILTESGDRLGAVVEWADVTEQKKLLEVRRQENEELTRIKVALDNTSTNIMIADTHLNIKYMNKAIMKMFEIGETDIRKQLNNFHLNKLLGSNIDSYHKNPSHQRGILASFTNTFKSSIEIGGRTFDLIANPILTENGDRLGAVVEWSDVTEQKKLTAARKLENDELTRIKVALDNASTNVMIADNEFNIKYMNKAVYKMFQNSEGDIRKQLSAFNLQSLLGTNIDTFHKNPAHQRNLLANLNSTYESSITIGGRSFNLIANPILSSEGQRLGAVVEWYDVTAELAVQKEIEEIVGAAAKGDFKTRVKLEGKEGFFRTLGEGINSFLQVSETGLNEVVEALGRLANGDLTSKIENEYYGTFGKLKEYGNTTVDKLNEIMGDIVMKAGSLVGSATEVSSTANSLSQGASEQAASVEETTSSLEEMTASIDQNASNSKQTEQIASQSSKDAEEGGKSVTETVTAMKQIAEKISIIEDIAYQTNLLALNAAIEAARAGEHGRGFAVVASEVRKLAERSQKSANEISSLAVSSVAIAEKAGKLISEIVPNIRKTADLVQEITASSEEQASGVVEINKAMGQLDQVSQQNASASEELAAIAEEMNSQAESLRESVLFFRLNKESLGKETAGNGAKSIAAVRTVSIPDKPKFEKY; via the coding sequence ATGGAACAGGGTAAATTAAAACTAAGTGTGCTTGTTTGGTCTTTGCTGTTGGGAATATTTCTCACATTCGGATCATCCGGTTGGAGTTATTTATATGATCACGGTTTTGAAACGGGATCTTCGAATAAAATTTCGGTATCTTCCGAAACAATACACTCGGAATTAAAGGATTATCAATCAGGTCTGTATTCTCTATTTCTCCCCGACCAAAGTAGAGAATCCCTTTTTTCTAAATTAGAAAATCTGAAATCGATCCAAGCAACGATCTTGTCGGATATAAATGAATATTCATCGGGTACTACGGATCCGAAAGACCTGCAACAATTCCAGAAGGATCTCGAGTCCCTTCAGGAAAGTATCCTAACTGCAAAAGGGGTTTTAGGGATCCAGGCAAAGGATACTAAAGAGATGTTTTTAAACCAGATTACGGATAATTCCCTGCCTAAATTCGAAAAGTTGAAATCCGATTGGGAAAAATTTTCAGTCTCCGTTCCTACCCCTGTTCGGCAAGAAGACCCCTTCTATTTTCATTTCCTGTTCGCAATATTCGGGACCCTTCTGCTACCTGCATTGGTGATTTACCTAAAACCTTTCTCTTCCGGAACTATTATTTCCAACGGTAAGTCCGACTCGGAAGAATTCATTCGAATCAGGACCGCTTTGGACAATGTGACTACAAATATCATGATGGCCGACCAAAACTTAAAGGTCACATACATGAATAAGTCCATACGAAAGATGTTCGGAAATGCGGAAGATGATATCAAAAAACAACTTAGCCAGTTCCGATTGGAATCTTTGATGGGTTCTAATATTGATAGCTACCATAAAAACCCCGCTCACCAAAGAAACATCTTAAAGGATCTGAACCAAACATTCCGTTCCAGTATCGAGATCGGAGGGAGAAGTTTTGATCTTATAGCAAATCCGATCCTGACCGAATCCGGGGATAGACTGGGAGCGGTTGTGGAATGGGCGGACGTAACGGAACAGAAAAAATTGTTGGAAGTCCGACGCCAGGAAAATGAAGAACTGACCCGTATCAAAGTGGCATTAGATAATACCAGTACGAACATCATGATCGCGGATACCCATCTGAATATAAAATATATGAATAAAGCGATAATGAAAATGTTTGAAATAGGTGAAACCGATATTAGAAAACAACTCAACAATTTCCATCTGAATAAACTTCTCGGATCGAATATAGATTCTTATCACAAAAATCCATCGCATCAAAGAGGAATACTTGCTTCCTTTACGAATACTTTCAAATCCAGCATAGAAATTGGAGGAAGGACATTCGATCTCATTGCAAACCCTATTCTTACTGAAAACGGAGATAGATTAGGAGCCGTGGTGGAATGGTCGGATGTAACCGAGCAGAAAAAGTTGACCGCAGCTAGGAAACTAGAAAATGACGAGCTTACTCGGATCAAGGTAGCATTGGACAACGCTTCCACGAATGTGATGATCGCGGATAACGAATTTAACATCAAGTATATGAATAAGGCAGTATATAAGATGTTCCAAAATAGCGAGGGGGATATTAGAAAACAATTAAGCGCATTTAACTTGCAAAGTTTGCTTGGAACTAATATCGATACTTTCCATAAAAACCCTGCTCATCAAAGAAACCTGCTCGCGAATTTGAATAGCACGTATGAGTCTTCCATAACCATCGGAGGAAGGTCATTCAATCTGATCGCAAATCCTATTTTAAGTTCCGAAGGGCAAAGATTGGGAGCTGTGGTGGAATGGTACGATGTCACTGCGGAGCTTGCGGTCCAAAAAGAAATAGAGGAGATCGTAGGTGCCGCCGCAAAAGGAGATTTTAAAACTAGAGTAAAATTAGAAGGTAAAGAAGGATTCTTTAGGACCTTGGGGGAAGGGATTAATTCATTCTTACAGGTCAGCGAGACCGGACTTAATGAAGTGGTAGAAGCTTTGGGAAGATTGGCTAACGGAGATCTGACTTCCAAAATAGAGAACGAATACTACGGAACGTTCGGCAAACTAAAAGAATACGGAAATACTACCGTGGATAAATTGAACGAGATCATGGGCGATATCGTTATGAAAGCCGGAAGTTTAGTCGGTTCTGCTACGGAGGTTTCATCCACAGCGAATTCTCTTAGCCAAGGAGCTTCCGAACAAGCCGCCTCCGTCGAAGAAACAACATCTTCGTTGGAAGAAATGACAGCTTCTATCGACCAAAATGCGAGCAATTCCAAACAAACGGAACAGATTGCTAGTCAATCCTCCAAGGATGCGGAAGAAGGTGGAAAATCAGTAACGGAAACTGTGACTGCAATGAAACAGATCGCTGAGAAAATTTCCATCATTGAGGATATTGCGTACCAGACAAATCTACTCGCGTTGAACGCCGCTATCGAAGCTGCGAGAGCGGGGGAACACGGACGAGGATTTGCAGTCGTTGCTTCGGAAGTTAGAAAATTAGCGGAAAGAAGCCAAAAATCGGCAAATGAGATCTCTAGTCTTGCGGTATCGTCGGTAGCAATCGCCGAAAAAGCGGGAAAACTCATAAGTGAGATTGTTCCGAATATTAGGAAAACGGCAGACTTGGTGCAAGAGATCACGGCTTCCAGCGAAGAACAGGCTTCCGGAGTGGTCGAGATCAATAAAGCAATGGGTCAATTGGATCAAGTTTCTCAACAAAATGCATCCGCATCGGAAGAGTTAGCCGCCATTGCGGAAGAAATGAATAGTCAGGCGGAATCCTTGAGGGAATCCGTATTATTCTTCCGATTGAACAAGGAATCGTTAGGAAAGGAGACTGCTGGAAACGGTGCCAAGAGTATTGCGGCCGTGAGGACTGTAAGTATCCCTGATAAGCCTAAGTTTGAGAAATATTGA